A window of the Phragmites australis chromosome 20, lpPhrAust1.1, whole genome shotgun sequence genome harbors these coding sequences:
- the LOC133901323 gene encoding polycomb group protein EMF2B isoform X1 yields MPGLPLPPRDAGNAGCGYGHPGSADQVCRQHSRVELSPDELHAAEENFALYCKPIELYNIIQRRAIKNPTFIQRCLLYKIHARRKKRIQITISLSGSTNTELQAQNIFPLYVLLARPTSNVSLEGHSPIYRFSRVCLLTSFSEFGNKDNTEATFIIPDVKNLSTSRACNLNIILISCGQVGQSIGEDSCSGNHVEGSSLQKLEGKCSWGKIPTNLLASSLENCVTLSLGHTAELASTVTMSPSFLEPKFLEQDSCLTFCSHKVDATGSYQLQVCISAQEAGARVMSMSPYNSYSYNDVPPSSLSNIISLRAGNVLFNYKYYNNTMQKTEVTEDFSCPFCLVRCGSFKGLGYHLNSSHDLFNFEFWVSEECQAVNVSLKADAWRTELVAVGVDPRHQTFSYRSRCKQRKRLKNTTEIIRHVHSHIMESGSPEDAQVGSEDDYVQGENGTSVAHASIDPTHSLHGSNLSPPTVLQFGKTRKLSAERADPRNRQLLQKRQFFHSHRAQPMAFEQVFSDRDSEDEVDDDIADFEDRRMLDDFVDVTKDEKLIMHMWNSFVRKQRVLADGHIPWACEAFTQFHGRQLVQNPALLWGWRFFMIKLWNHSLLDARTMNACNTILQGFQDESSDPK; encoded by the exons ATGCCGGGCCTGCCTCTGCCTCCTCGCGACGCCGG GAACGCTGGATGTGGCTATGGTCATCCTGGGTCTGCAGACCAGGTCTGCCGTCAGCATTCAAGAGTTGAATTGTCTCCAGATGAGCTACATGCTGCTGAAGAAAATTTTGCTTTGTATTGCAAGCCTATTGAGCTGTACAATATTATTCAACGCCGAGCCATTAAAAAT CCCACTTTTATTCAAAGATGCCTTCTTTACAAGATACACGCAAGGCGGAAAAAGAG GATTCAGATAACCATATCACTTTCTGGAAGTACAAATACCGAATTGCAAGCACAGAATATCTTTCCTCTTTATGTTCTATTAGCTAGACCTACTAGTAATGTTTCGCTTGAAGGG CATTCTCCAATATATCGATTCAGTCGGGTTTGTTTGCTTACTTCTTTTAGTGAATTTGGAAATAAAGACAACACTGAAGCCACATTCATCATTCCTGATGTGAAGAATTTGTCAACTTCCCGTGCCTGCAACCTTAACATTATCCTTATTAGCTGTG GGCAAGTCGGGCAATCTATTGGTGAAGATAGCTGCTCTGGGAACCATGTGGAAGGCTCTTCCCTCCAAA AGCTTGAAGGGAAATGCTCCTGGGGTAAAATACCGACTAATTTACTTGCTTCATCTTTGGAGAATTGTGTGACTTTAAGTTTGGGACATACCGCAGAGTTGGCTTCTACAGTTACAATGAGCCCAAGCTTCTTAGAG CCAAAATTTCTGGAGCAAGACAGTTGCTTGACATTTTGCTCTCATAAGGTTGATGCTACG GGTTCATATCAATTACAAGTATGCATATCCGCGCAAGAGGCTGGTGCAAGAGTCATGTCTATGTCTCCTTATAATAGTTACTCATATAATGATGTCCCACCTTCGTCACTATCAAATATAATAAG TTTAAGAGCTGGCAATGTGCTTTTCAATTACAAGTACTACAATAATACGATGCAAAAGACTGaag TCACTGAAGATTTTTCTTGCCCATTTTGCTTGGTACGGTGTGGAAGCTTCAAG GGTCTGGGATATCACTTGAACTCATCGCATGACCTATTCAACTTTGAGTTTTGG GTATCAGAAGAGTGCCAGGCTGTTAATGTTAGTTTGAAGGCTGACGCCTGGAGAACTGAG CTTGTGGCGGTGGGAGTTGATCCAAGGCATCAAACATTTTCTTACCG CTCAAGGTGTAAGCAGCGTAAACGATTGAAAAACACAACTGAGATAATCAGGCATGTACATTCACATATTATGGAATCAGGGTCGCCTGAAGATGCCCAGGTGGGGTCTGAAGACGACTATGTGCAAGGGGAGAACG GGACTTCCGTAGCACATGCTTCAATTGATCCTACTCACTCTTTACATGGTAGCAATCTTTCACCACCAACAGTACTCCAATTTGGAAAGACAAGGAAGCTGTCTGCTGAGCGGGCTGACCCCAGAAA TCGGCAACTCCTGCAAAAACGTCAGTTCTTCCATTCGCACAGGGCCCAG CCAATGGCATTCGAACAAGTGTTCTCAGATCGTGATagtgaagatgaagttgatgaTGATATTGCCGATTTTGAGGATAGAAGA ATGCTTGATGATTTTGTTGATGTTACAAAAGATGAGAAGCTTATTATGCATATGTGGAATTCATTTGTTCGTAAACAAAG GGTGCTAGCTGATGGTCATATACCTTGGGCCTGTGAGGCGTTCACCCAGTTCCATGGACGACAACTTGTACAGAACCCTGCTCTACTGTG GGGTTGGCGTTTTTTTATGATTAAACTCTGGAACCACAGTCTTCTAGATGCCCGCACTATGAATGCATGCAACACAATTCTCCAAGGCTTTCAAGATGAAAGCTCAGACCCAAAGTAA
- the LOC133901323 gene encoding polycomb group protein EMF2B isoform X2, with product MFRLKGEFGNKDNTEATFIIPDVKNLSTSRACNLNIILISCGQVGQSIGEDSCSGNHVEGSSLQKLEGKCSWGKIPTNLLASSLENCVTLSLGHTAELASTVTMSPSFLEPKFLEQDSCLTFCSHKVDATGSYQLQVCISAQEAGARVMSMSPYNSYSYNDVPPSSLSNIISLRAGNVLFNYKYYNNTMQKTEVTEDFSCPFCLVRCGSFKGLGYHLNSSHDLFNFEFWVSEECQAVNVSLKADAWRTELVAVGVDPRHQTFSYRSRCKQRKRLKNTTEIIRHVHSHIMESGSPEDAQVGSEDDYVQGENGTSVAHASIDPTHSLHGSNLSPPTVLQFGKTRKLSAERADPRNRQLLQKRQFFHSHRAQPMAFEQVFSDRDSEDEVDDDIADFEDRRMLDDFVDVTKDEKLIMHMWNSFVRKQRVLADGHIPWACEAFTQFHGRQLVQNPALLWGWRFFMIKLWNHSLLDARTMNACNTILQGFQDESSDPK from the exons ATGTTTCGCTTGAAGGG TGAATTTGGAAATAAAGACAACACTGAAGCCACATTCATCATTCCTGATGTGAAGAATTTGTCAACTTCCCGTGCCTGCAACCTTAACATTATCCTTATTAGCTGTG GGCAAGTCGGGCAATCTATTGGTGAAGATAGCTGCTCTGGGAACCATGTGGAAGGCTCTTCCCTCCAAA AGCTTGAAGGGAAATGCTCCTGGGGTAAAATACCGACTAATTTACTTGCTTCATCTTTGGAGAATTGTGTGACTTTAAGTTTGGGACATACCGCAGAGTTGGCTTCTACAGTTACAATGAGCCCAAGCTTCTTAGAG CCAAAATTTCTGGAGCAAGACAGTTGCTTGACATTTTGCTCTCATAAGGTTGATGCTACG GGTTCATATCAATTACAAGTATGCATATCCGCGCAAGAGGCTGGTGCAAGAGTCATGTCTATGTCTCCTTATAATAGTTACTCATATAATGATGTCCCACCTTCGTCACTATCAAATATAATAAG TTTAAGAGCTGGCAATGTGCTTTTCAATTACAAGTACTACAATAATACGATGCAAAAGACTGaag TCACTGAAGATTTTTCTTGCCCATTTTGCTTGGTACGGTGTGGAAGCTTCAAG GGTCTGGGATATCACTTGAACTCATCGCATGACCTATTCAACTTTGAGTTTTGG GTATCAGAAGAGTGCCAGGCTGTTAATGTTAGTTTGAAGGCTGACGCCTGGAGAACTGAG CTTGTGGCGGTGGGAGTTGATCCAAGGCATCAAACATTTTCTTACCG CTCAAGGTGTAAGCAGCGTAAACGATTGAAAAACACAACTGAGATAATCAGGCATGTACATTCACATATTATGGAATCAGGGTCGCCTGAAGATGCCCAGGTGGGGTCTGAAGACGACTATGTGCAAGGGGAGAACG GGACTTCCGTAGCACATGCTTCAATTGATCCTACTCACTCTTTACATGGTAGCAATCTTTCACCACCAACAGTACTCCAATTTGGAAAGACAAGGAAGCTGTCTGCTGAGCGGGCTGACCCCAGAAA TCGGCAACTCCTGCAAAAACGTCAGTTCTTCCATTCGCACAGGGCCCAG CCAATGGCATTCGAACAAGTGTTCTCAGATCGTGATagtgaagatgaagttgatgaTGATATTGCCGATTTTGAGGATAGAAGA ATGCTTGATGATTTTGTTGATGTTACAAAAGATGAGAAGCTTATTATGCATATGTGGAATTCATTTGTTCGTAAACAAAG GGTGCTAGCTGATGGTCATATACCTTGGGCCTGTGAGGCGTTCACCCAGTTCCATGGACGACAACTTGTACAGAACCCTGCTCTACTGTG GGGTTGGCGTTTTTTTATGATTAAACTCTGGAACCACAGTCTTCTAGATGCCCGCACTATGAATGCATGCAACACAATTCTCCAAGGCTTTCAAGATGAAAGCTCAGACCCAAAGTAA